TCGCGCAGTTCCTTGGTCGAGTAGGGCTTGTCCTCGATCGGGGCGACGTCGGTATAGTTCTTCAGGCGCAGGGCCAGCGGGTCCATCTTGAGTTCATACGCCAGTTCGTCCATCGCGACTTCGAGCGCGTGCACGCCGTGGGCGGCGCCCGGCGCGCGCATGTCCAGCGGCGTGAAGCGGTCATGCGCCACTACCTGGTAGCCCAGCTTGATGTCCGGGCAGGCGTACAGCTGGCCCGACCAGTTGACGATCACTTCCACGTAGTCCTCGAGGCGCGAGGTCTCCTGAATGGCCTCGTGCCAGATCGCCTTGAGCGTGCCGTCGCGGTCGGCTCCAAGGCGGATGCGGTGCCAGGTCTCGGGGCGGTGGCCGAAGCTGAACATTTGCTGGCGGGTCAGCACCACGCGCACCGAACGCTTCAGTTGCAGCGCCCCCATCACGGCCAGCGGCAGCTGGTATTGCGGACGCAGGCCGGAGCCGAAGGCGCCGCCCACGTAGGGGTTGCGCACCGTGACCTTGTCCTTCGAAATACCGAAGCCGTGCGAGACATACCAGCGGCTGTTCTGCGAGCTTTGCGTCTTGTCGTAGATCGTCAGGTGGCCGTCCTCGCCGTAGATGACGGTCGAGGCGAACATCTCCATCGGATTGTGATGCTCGACCCCGTTGTAGAACTGCGAGTCCACCTTGACCGGCGCATTCGCGAAGGCTTTCTCGCCGTCGCCGGTGGAGCTCGGCGGCGTGAAGCCGGCCTTCATCTTCTTCGGCTCATACGCCTCGTCCAGGCGGTGCAGGTGCTCGGTCTCGTGCTCCTCGACGTCGTAGTGCACGCGCACCAGCGCGGCCGCATGACGCGCCGCCTCGAAGGTGTCGGCGATCACCAGCGCGACCGGTTGGCCGCTGTAGAAAATCTGGTCCGAGAACAGCGGGCGGAACGGCGAGCCGGCCGGCGCCGTCATGTCCTTCCAGGCGATGTCGAATGAACGCATCTTGGGGCGGTTCTCGTGGGTCATCACCGAGATCACGCCGTGCGCGGTGAGGGCGTCGACGGTGTCGATGCGGGTGATGCGGCCCTTGGCCACGGTGCTGCTCACGACCACGCCGTAGCACAGGTCCGGCGCGAAGTACTCGGCCGCGTACTGGGCCTGGCCGGTGACCTTGGCCCGGCCGTCGACGCGCGAGACGGCCATGCCGCTCTTCACGCGGCCGGTGCCGGCGGGGGCGGTCGGTGTGCGCAGTTCTGGAATCAGGTCGGTCATGCTCGGTCTCCTCGGTGTGCTTGTTGCCCGCCGGCGGCCGCGGTGCCGCGGGCGGCCGTGGTCAAAGCCTGGACGATGGCGTTCTTCGCCAGCGCCAGCTTGAAGTCGTTGTGGCCGTAACCCCGTGCTCCTTGCAGGATGGCGTCGGCGGCGCGCATGAAGGCGGCTTCGCCGGGGGCCTCGCCGACCAGCGTTTGTTCCGCGGCTTCGACCCGCCACGGCTTGTGGGCCACGCCGCCCAGGGCGATGCGAGCGGCCTTGATGGCGCCGCCTTCGAGGTCGAGGGCAGCCGCCACCGACACCAGGGCGAAGGCATAGGACAGGCGGTCGCGCACCTTGATGTAGGCGCTGTGGTCGATGAAGCGATCGGCCTGCGGCACGCCGATGTGGGTAATCAGTTCGCCCGGTTGCAGCGTGTTGTCGATTTCCGGACGGTCTTCCGGCAGGCGGTGGAAGTCGGCGAAGGGAATCTCTCGCTTGCCGCTGCTGGACTGCACGTGCACGGTGGCGTCCAGCGCGCGCAGCGCCACGCACATATCCGACGGATGGGTGGCGATGCAGGTTTCGCTCGTGCCCAGGATCGCGTGCTGGCGGTTGACGCCATCGCGCGCCGGGCAACCGGTGCCGGGTTCGCGCTTGTTGCAGGGCGTGCCGATATCGTAGAAATAGACGCAGCGGGTGCGCTGCATCAGGTTGCCGCCATTGCTCGCCATATTGCGCAACTGGGGCGAGGCGCCGGCCAGGATTGCGCTCGAGAGCAGCGGATAGCGCTCGCGCACCAGTGGGTGATAGGCAGTGTCGGCGTTGCGGGCCAGGGCGCCCAGCAGCAGGCCGCCGTCCTCGCTGGCGTCGATCCGGTCGAGATCGAGACCGTTGATGTCGACCAGTTGCGCCGGGCGCATCACGCCTTCTTTCATGAGGTCGAGCAGGTTGGTGCCGCCTGCGATCGGGCGTGCTTCGCCGGCGTTCAACGCCGCCAGCACGCCGTCGAGGTCCCGGGCTTGGGTAAAGGTGAATGGATTCATGCCAGCACCGCCCCGGTAGTGAAGGCGGGCTTGTCGCCGCTCGCGTTCTTGCGCAGGTCCATCACGTGCACCACGGCGTCCGCGATCTGCGGATAGGCGCCGCAGCGGCAGATATTGCCGCTCATGAGTTCGCGCACGTCGTCGCGCGACCGGGCCTGGCCCTCGTTCATCAGGCCCACGGCCGAACACAGCTGCCCGGGGGTACAGTAGCCGCACTGGAAGGCGTCGCACTCGATGAAGGCTTGCTGGAGCGGGTGCAGGTCCTCGCCCTGGGCCAGGCCCTCGACCGTCGTGACCTCTTTACCGTCCTGCATGACTGCCAGGGTCAGGCAGGAGTTGATGCGCTTGCCGTCCACCAGCACCGTGCATGCGCCGCATTGGCCCTGGTCGCAACCCTTCTTGGTGCCCGTCATGCCTGCGCGTTCGCGCAACAGGTCCAGCAAGGTCACCCAGGACTCGACATTGAATTCGCGGTCTTGCCCGTTGATACGCAGGCGGACCGGATACTGCTGGTGAAGTTCCATGGTCATTCCCCTCTATGAGAAGCCATGACCTTACCTGTGCGGCAAGGGCGTCGCGGTTAGGTGACGCACCTATTCCTGAAGTTGGATCGCTTCCTGCCTTCAGGGGCCGCGGAACACCACCGTCTTGTTGCCATCGACAAAGACGCGGCGCTCGATATGGAATTTCACGGCCGTCGCCAGCGCCAGGCATTCGTTGTCGCGGCCCACGCGGGTCAGCTGGTCGACACGGTAATTGTGGTCGACCCGGGTCAGCACCTGTTCGATGATCGGGCCTTCGTCGAGGTCGGGGGTGGCGTAGTGCGCGGTCGCGCCGATCAGCTTGACGCCGCGGTCGAAGGCTTGCTGGTAGGGCTTGGCGCCCTTGAAGCCGGGCAGGAAGGAGTGGTGGATATTGATGCACTTGCCCGCCAGGCGGCGCGCCAGTTCGTCCGACAGGATCTGCATGTAGCGCGCCAGGATCATGAGTTCCGACCCGGTCTCTTCGAAGATCTCGAACAGGCGCTCTTCTTGCTGGGCCTTGTTCTCCTTGGTCACCGGCAGGAACACGAAGCGGATGCCTTCGCGCTCGACCATCGGGCGCAGGTCGAGGTGGTTCGACACGACGGCCGTGATCTGCATATTCAGTTCGCCGTTGCGGCGGCGGTACAGCAGGTCGTCCAGGCAGTGGTCGGTCTTGGAGACCATGATCACGGTGCGCACCGGATCGAGCGGGTCGAACATCTTCCACTGCATGTCGAGGCGGCCGGCGACCAGGCTCGCGAACTCGCTGCGGATGTCGTCGATCGGCGGCGAGTGCTCCTGCTGGCGGAACACGGCGCGCATGAAGAAGCGCGCGGTCGAATCGTCGTCGAACTGCTCCAGCGCGCAGATATAGCAATCGCGCTCGGCGAGGAAGGTCGCCACGGCGGCGACGATGCCGGTGCCAGCCGGGCAGCTGGCGTTGAGGATGTATTCGATGCGGCCGGCGGACGCCGGGGCGAGGCTGCTCATGAGTCGTTCCTGTCGGTGAAGGGCTGGTAGTCGGTGCCAGTCCGTCATGCGACACCGGCTGGTGGGCCGGCGGCAGATCGGGAGTCCAACGCCACCGGTTCGGCGGAGCAGGGAGGCGATGTTGTCAGAATGTATAGAATGATGGGTGAGGCGTCAAGGGTGCGCGCCTGTCGCGTGCTACCATGCCCGCTTTTTTTGTGCGCCGCCATGTTCCACACGATCCGCCCAATGCTGCCCGACGACCTCGCCGCCGTGCTGCGCGTGCAGGCGGCCTGCTATCCGCCGCCAATGCAGGAGGCGCCCGACGTCGTGTCAATGCGCCTGCGGGCGGCGCCGGCGACCTGCGTCGTGGGATGCGATGGGGATGGCGTGTGCGGCTACCTGTTCGCCTATCCGTCGCGCCTGGGGCGGGTGACCGCGCTGGATGCGCCGTTTGCGCCGGCGCCAGACGCCGACACGCTGTACCTGCACGACCTGGCGGTCGATCCGCGCGCGCTGGGGCGCGGGCTGGCGCGCTCGCTGGTGGCGCACCTGCTCGGCCCCGGGCAACGCCCGGCGCTGGCGCATGCGGCCCTGGTGGCAGTCCAGGACAGCGCGCGCTTCTGGGGCGGCTTCGGCTTCGCGGCGCATGCGACCGACGACCCGGGCCTGGCCGGGTACCCGCCCGGCGCCGTCTACATGGCGCGCCTGAACTGCTGATTTACTGGACCCGGCGCACCTTGGCCGAGCTGTTGGTGCCGTCCACCCGCAGGAAGATGGTGCCGAACACGTTGCGCTCGATGCTGACCTTGACGTCGCTACGGCGCGGCAGGACCGCTTCGCTGCCGTCGATGATGCGCCAGACCTGGCCGTTGGCCAGGCGGATCTGCGAGCCCGGTCCCCAGCCCTCGAAATCGCCCACGATCGTGCTCTGGACCGACTTGGGCTGCGTTTCGCGCTGCTTGACCGCTTCCATGCCGAAGTTCTGCTCGGCCGTCGCGGCCGGCGCGGCCGCGGTCGCCGCTGCCGGCGCTTGCGCGGGCCGGGCGGCGCCGACGGGAATCGCGTCGTAGCAGGCCACGCGCGCGGCGACGTCCGGGATGGCGCGGCATTTCAGGAGCGCGGCATCGTCGGCGAGCGCGGAACCGGAGGCGAGGAACAGTAAGGCGAGTGGCAGGGCTTTCATCGATTTCCTTATTCTGGGTGACGGCTTGCCCCGGCGCGGGGCGGTGTCGATTATAGGGGAAGCCGCCGCCGGCGTGGAAATCGAGGCGCCGCCAGCGGCCCCTGGTGCGAAGGCCTATACTGCATGCGGCTGCGCCAGGCAATCCGGACCGTGGCGCACCCTCGACAGGAAGGAAGAACATGCCAGAGCAAGTCACGATCATCGCCACGCTGTATGCCCGCGCCGGCCACGAAGAAGCACTCGCGGCGCGCCTGCGCGCCATGGTGGAAGAGACCCGCAAGGAAGCAGGCTGCATCCTCTACGACCTGCAGCGCGCGCACGACGACCCGCGCGAATTCGTCATGGTCGAATACTGGCGCGATGCCGAAGCCGTGGCGCTGCACGACGCCAGTCCCCACATGGCGGCGCTGGTGACCGACCTGCCGCCGCTGGTGGAGCGGCCGGTCACGGTACGCAAGTTCACGCCGGTGGGTTGAGGCAGGCGCGGGCCGCCTCAGGCGGCGCGCCCGAACAGTCCGATCTGCAGCCCGCGCGCCATGCCGCGCGCGGCGTCGAGCAGGGCCTCGGCATCGGTGGGTGCGAACAGCGCGCCGGCCGTGGCCTCGAACAGCGCGAGCCAGCGCGCGAAGTGGGCCGGCGTGAGCTGGGGCATGGCCTGGTGCTTGCCGAACACGTTACCGCGAAACTCGCGCGCGCCCAGCATCGCGGTGCTCCAGAAGGCGACCATGCGCTCCTTGTGGTGATCCCGGGCGCCGTCGGCGATGATCCCGGCGAACACGGGCCCGAGCATGGCGTCGCGCCGCACCTCGTCGTAGAATTCGTCGACCAGGCGCGCCAGGGACGGGCGCGCGAGCGGCAGCGGGTAGGCGGTTGGGGCCTGCATGGCGTCAACCCGGCTTGCCGTCGAGGCGCGGGCGCGCGAGCCAGGGCCCGTAGCGCAGCAGGTAGACCACGAAGGCCAGCGACCACAGGACCGCCGACAGCGCCAGCGCATGTCCGCCCGCGGGGCCGTCGGACAGGTTCGCGGCCAGGCGCGCCGCCACCGCCAGCGGCAGCAGCGCGAACATCGCGATTTCGGCGCCGCCGGCCTTCAGCGGGCGTCCGGTGTGGCCGCGCGCGGTGCGGGTGATCATGGCCCCGATCATGCCGCTCATGGCGCCCGCCGCCAGCAGGTGCAGGGCGGCGCTGCCGCTGACGGCGCCCAGGCCGGCGAGGCCGAGCGCCAGCAGGCCGGGCACCAGCAGCGCGTACGACAGGTGGAACGACCATAACAGCGGAGTGCGCAGGGTCGACAGCGGGTCCCACAGGACCAGGCGCGCGCCGTTCAGCAGCGCCGCCGCGATGCCGGCCAGCGCGATCGCCCAGCCGGGCGCCGCGACCAGCCAGCACAGGGCCGTCAACACGATCGCGGCGATACTGGCCTGGTCGAGCCGCGGCAGGTTGCGCGGCTGGCTGCCCGGCGCGCCATTGCGGGTGAACATGGGGCCGACGCGCCCGCCGATGACCGCCACCAGCAGCACCAGCAGCAGGATCGCGCCGTGGATCGGCGCCAGCGGCGACAACGCGAGCACGCCGTTCAGCGCCAGATGGAATGCCAGGTTAGACACCCCGAGCAGTGCGACGACGCCGCAGATCGGCAGGTTGCGGCGATTGTTCGCGCACAGCAGCAGGCGCAGGATCACGCCTGCCACCACGAACAGGAAGGCCACGTCGACCAGCGCATACAGCAGCGGCGGCGCGCCGAGGGCGGCGCAGCGCCCGGCGAGCCACAGCAGCACCAGCGCCTGCAGGCTGCGTCCGTGCGGCGTCGCCAGCCCGGTCCAGGTCTGGATGGCGGTCAGCAAGAAGCCGGCGACCACCGCGACGGCGAAGCCGAACACCATTTCATGGGTGTGCCACAGCAGGTCGACGGGCCCTTGCGGCAGCAGGCCGAGATAGGCCAGCAGCCAGGCCGGCACCGCCGTCGCTGCGAAGGCGGCGGCCAGCAGGTAGAAGGGGCGGAAGCCGAGCCGCCACAGGGGGGCACTGGCAGAGGCCAGGTGTAACTGGCGGGGAAGTGGATCGGCGGCGGAAGCGGCGGGCATGCGGTCCTCCTGGTTTAAGATGCATCAAGAATACATCAAAAGCCGTCGTCCGGCAGGTCTGTCCTTTGGTGGACTTTGGGTCTTCGGGTGTCGGGAA
This portion of the Telluria beijingensis genome encodes:
- a CDS encoding xanthine dehydrogenase family protein molybdopterin-binding subunit, translating into MTDLIPELRTPTAPAGTGRVKSGMAVSRVDGRAKVTGQAQYAAEYFAPDLCYGVVVSSTVAKGRITRIDTVDALTAHGVISVMTHENRPKMRSFDIAWKDMTAPAGSPFRPLFSDQIFYSGQPVALVIADTFEAARHAAALVRVHYDVEEHETEHLHRLDEAYEPKKMKAGFTPPSSTGDGEKAFANAPVKVDSQFYNGVEHHNPMEMFASTVIYGEDGHLTIYDKTQSSQNSRWYVSHGFGISKDKVTVRNPYVGGAFGSGLRPQYQLPLAVMGALQLKRSVRVVLTRQQMFSFGHRPETWHRIRLGADRDGTLKAIWHEAIQETSRLEDYVEVIVNWSGQLYACPDIKLGYQVVAHDRFTPLDMRAPGAAHGVHALEVAMDELAYELKMDPLALRLKNYTDVAPIEDKPYSTKELRECYRQGAERFGWDKRPPEPRSMVDGEELVGWGMATGIWDSLVMVARVSAVMHADGRLVVSSAASDIGTGTYTAMSIVAAEQLGLPLEQVTFQLGDSTLPMAPIEGGSSHMATVGSGVHGACEKLKKTLLKLAVDLKDSPLDGVRMRDVEFGDGAIFVRKDPARRVEIASVLRAAGKDRVEEKFFMTPQMLKQRKYARAVHSAVFCEVRVNEKLGMVRVTRVVSAIAAGRIISAKTAASQVSGGVVWGISQALHEETHTDHRYGRFMNHNFAEYHVAVNADIHDIDVIFVEEDDRIVTRQLGAKGVGEIGIVGVAAAVSNAIFHATGKRLRTTPMTPAKLLLGDRELPVAPPV
- a CDS encoding FAD binding domain-containing protein, yielding MNPFTFTQARDLDGVLAALNAGEARPIAGGTNLLDLMKEGVMRPAQLVDINGLDLDRIDASEDGGLLLGALARNADTAYHPLVRERYPLLSSAILAGASPQLRNMASNGGNLMQRTRCVYFYDIGTPCNKREPGTGCPARDGVNRQHAILGTSETCIATHPSDMCVALRALDATVHVQSSSGKREIPFADFHRLPEDRPEIDNTLQPGELITHIGVPQADRFIDHSAYIKVRDRLSYAFALVSVAAALDLEGGAIKAARIALGGVAHKPWRVEAAEQTLVGEAPGEAAFMRAADAILQGARGYGHNDFKLALAKNAIVQALTTAARGTAAAGGQQAHRGDRA
- a CDS encoding (2Fe-2S)-binding protein; its protein translation is MELHQQYPVRLRINGQDREFNVESWVTLLDLLRERAGMTGTKKGCDQGQCGACTVLVDGKRINSCLTLAVMQDGKEVTTVEGLAQGEDLHPLQQAFIECDAFQCGYCTPGQLCSAVGLMNEGQARSRDDVRELMSGNICRCGAYPQIADAVVHVMDLRKNASGDKPAFTTGAVLA
- the purU gene encoding formyltetrahydrofolate deformylase, which translates into the protein MSSLAPASAGRIEYILNASCPAGTGIVAAVATFLAERDCYICALEQFDDDSTARFFMRAVFRQQEHSPPIDDIRSEFASLVAGRLDMQWKMFDPLDPVRTVIMVSKTDHCLDDLLYRRRNGELNMQITAVVSNHLDLRPMVEREGIRFVFLPVTKENKAQQEERLFEIFEETGSELMILARYMQILSDELARRLAGKCINIHHSFLPGFKGAKPYQQAFDRGVKLIGATAHYATPDLDEGPIIEQVLTRVDHNYRVDQLTRVGRDNECLALATAVKFHIERRVFVDGNKTVVFRGP
- a CDS encoding GNAT family N-acetyltransferase; the protein is MFHTIRPMLPDDLAAVLRVQAACYPPPMQEAPDVVSMRLRAAPATCVVGCDGDGVCGYLFAYPSRLGRVTALDAPFAPAPDADTLYLHDLAVDPRALGRGLARSLVAHLLGPGQRPALAHAALVAVQDSARFWGGFGFAAHATDDPGLAGYPPGAVYMARLNC
- a CDS encoding putative quinol monooxygenase — encoded protein: MPEQVTIIATLYARAGHEEALAARLRAMVEETRKEAGCILYDLQRAHDDPREFVMVEYWRDAEAVALHDASPHMAALVTDLPPLVERPVTVRKFTPVG
- a CDS encoding group III truncated hemoglobin, which encodes MQAPTAYPLPLARPSLARLVDEFYDEVRRDAMLGPVFAGIIADGARDHHKERMVAFWSTAMLGAREFRGNVFGKHQAMPQLTPAHFARWLALFEATAGALFAPTDAEALLDAARGMARGLQIGLFGRAA
- a CDS encoding NnrS family protein is translated as MPAASAADPLPRQLHLASASAPLWRLGFRPFYLLAAAFAATAVPAWLLAYLGLLPQGPVDLLWHTHEMVFGFAVAVVAGFLLTAIQTWTGLATPHGRSLQALVLLWLAGRCAALGAPPLLYALVDVAFLFVVAGVILRLLLCANNRRNLPICGVVALLGVSNLAFHLALNGVLALSPLAPIHGAILLLVLLVAVIGGRVGPMFTRNGAPGSQPRNLPRLDQASIAAIVLTALCWLVAAPGWAIALAGIAAALLNGARLVLWDPLSTLRTPLLWSFHLSYALLVPGLLALGLAGLGAVSGSAALHLLAAGAMSGMIGAMITRTARGHTGRPLKAGGAEIAMFALLPLAVAARLAANLSDGPAGGHALALSAVLWSLAFVVYLLRYGPWLARPRLDGKPG